In Saccharolobus solfataricus, a genomic segment contains:
- a CDS encoding alpha/beta hydrolase family protein → MKSLVIHGKNSSPEKVEWLAKPLRKFGEVIVPEFEIEAKEGVEKALTYDFDCIAGHSRGGLIALIAAALKGKWAIAVSAPSDRRKQKEYLSKFPPGTVQYNIYQDLMKMPEYELEYSSLSYADRLKKVLLIHGEDDEMVLKEHSITLCDTIKRMGGDCELHIIPKMKHTPLGQQYQTIWSIIEDWIKRNSSSF, encoded by the coding sequence ATGAAAAGCTTAGTAATTCACGGGAAAAATTCCTCTCCAGAGAAAGTGGAATGGTTAGCGAAACCGCTTAGGAAGTTTGGAGAAGTTATTGTACCTGAATTCGAGATCGAAGCAAAGGAAGGTGTAGAAAAAGCACTAACTTACGATTTCGACTGCATAGCGGGTCACTCTAGAGGAGGTCTAATCGCACTAATTGCAGCAGCGTTAAAGGGAAAATGGGCTATTGCTGTCTCAGCCCCATCAGATAGGAGAAAACAAAAGGAGTACTTATCGAAGTTCCCACCCGGTACAGTGCAGTATAACATTTACCAAGATTTAATGAAGATGCCGGAGTACGAGCTTGAATATTCGTCACTTTCCTACGCTGATAGGTTAAAGAAAGTACTATTAATACATGGAGAAGATGACGAAATGGTATTAAAGGAACATTCAATTACCTTATGTGATACAATAAAAAGGATGGGAGGGGATTGCGAGTTGCATATAATTCCGAAAATGAAGCACACACCTTTAGGGCAACAGTATCAAACAATTTGGAGTATAATTGAGGATTGGATAAAGAGGAATAGTTCTAGTTTTTAA
- a CDS encoding RAMP superfamily CRISPR-associated protein: MVIQVFRLNFRLRTGFRVGGGQEVGDNVIRQLRIGVEGVMIPASSWKGMFRRVSEIVLNSEDHFEEHSKKEVDTRTINALLKSDEKFRRIAISKVGKEVITQNGINVDKLDSESLSDLRRIYNEYNCPIERLYGSNYFAGGITISDSVIPNASIMERTHVTIERKSKKASEKHLFSEEIIDAEKIEVKVIVRNEFELWKNSLKLLREIGYFIGGSKSRGIGYIVLDEKESEYAVINNFSETPKFSELKRYLS; this comes from the coding sequence ATGGTCATTCAAGTTTTCAGGTTAAATTTCAGATTAAGAACTGGTTTCAGAGTAGGTGGAGGTCAAGAGGTAGGCGATAACGTAATACGTCAATTGAGAATAGGAGTAGAAGGCGTAATGATCCCTGCCAGTAGTTGGAAGGGAATGTTTAGAAGGGTGAGTGAGATCGTTTTGAACAGTGAAGATCATTTTGAAGAGCATAGCAAAAAAGAGGTAGATACTAGGACAATAAACGCTTTACTGAAGAGCGATGAGAAATTCAGAAGGATAGCTATAAGCAAGGTTGGTAAGGAGGTTATTACACAAAATGGTATAAATGTTGATAAGCTAGATAGTGAGAGTTTAAGCGATCTGAGGAGGATTTACAATGAATATAATTGTCCAATTGAGAGATTATACGGAAGTAATTATTTCGCTGGAGGTATTACTATTTCAGATAGCGTTATTCCTAATGCAAGTATAATGGAAAGAACGCATGTAACTATCGAAAGGAAGAGTAAAAAGGCTTCTGAAAAACACTTGTTCAGTGAGGAGATAATTGATGCTGAAAAGATTGAGGTTAAGGTGATAGTTAGAAATGAGTTTGAATTATGGAAAAATAGTTTAAAGTTACTGAGGGAGATCGGCTACTTCATTGGAGGAAGTAAGTCTAGAGGTATCGGCTACATTGTACTGGACGAAAAGGAGAGTGAATATGCAGTTATAAATAACTTTAGTGAAACTCCTAAATTTTCTGAACTTAAGAGATATCTGAGTTAA
- a CDS encoding Cas10/Cmr2 second palm domain-containing protein: MIRGKLLLPEKKVVFINESEVQSLRKDVVDALKVFSSLACELADNNETKATNIFADLISMIYKLPMLISYVPSDKLSTPHEYFFAYIVFRHLVEDSMPSNDIAKLLEILEEKKRDEIKEVLDYARTLRKIYEKLLYVPADTRPGYNFTSLASHLQLSSILVWLLQKGSVDLNYLRISALLHDIGKLFNPTNHVSESIKILDEVIEGSECLKTNLSRVKSLVEQHHAPLETILNDADRLAASTDRFSEIVKGALNNTKIGECYSLCYGRDVRTKECMECLEEYGEETYSEESKRLYDVISNSVVSQKVEGNAIGYLVYIDFPGIQRFITSFPKLREMSFASFLVDFVTSIYSFIVLDQAYYERTGKKSRIPAEALLSGYGGHSYIIVRSDFGSKDEVKAWLESVSSSALSKLGIRLDVKVANFAYENYVRNYKEVYEDMMSKSYERYLIRDEGKVYSYGLHRVCDNCGIRPAVNRSDDGEYLCETCNLVRDLSKNRGFIAKYKSKYTLYEEQRIEISPKEDIKFKLDKNQDPTSYAMEIIAGYRTTSDSRYIALIKADGNNAGKIFGNTVTFSEYVDKSFRLDFGVKKMFYDTLLDIMRASSDESIKKDLVSRILLGVLYLGGDDIMLLSPSAIAVPFAVKMFKRSLEYTGFTFKVGIISVKPDHPVQFAYGAVNALMEESKIHTGEKSSIGVLVFSSTLASEGVVKSDLKNYRKEKESFLVVSNDVDDVERLLNLMELDDFGKLMELYWNPEEGRKVIRDKIRSLERFVNYADTHDFYNTLAYLIRSKAKSEENSLIKRIIDLTIKGRDDFVFPLYDYYFILKSIRVGI; the protein is encoded by the coding sequence ATGATAAGAGGTAAGTTGTTGTTACCAGAAAAAAAGGTTGTTTTCATTAACGAGAGTGAAGTGCAGAGTTTGAGGAAAGACGTTGTAGATGCATTAAAGGTATTTTCATCCTTAGCGTGTGAACTAGCTGATAATAACGAGACTAAGGCTACCAATATTTTCGCTGATCTAATTTCAATGATTTATAAGCTCCCTATGTTGATTTCTTACGTACCTAGTGATAAGTTATCAACCCCCCATGAGTACTTCTTTGCCTATATAGTGTTTAGGCATCTAGTAGAGGACTCTATGCCAAGTAACGATATTGCCAAGTTATTGGAGATATTAGAGGAGAAGAAAAGAGATGAGATTAAAGAGGTTTTAGATTACGCGAGGACTTTGAGGAAAATTTACGAGAAATTGCTTTACGTTCCAGCTGATACTAGGCCAGGGTATAATTTTACGTCATTGGCCTCTCATCTTCAATTGTCATCAATTTTAGTTTGGCTATTGCAAAAGGGATCAGTGGATTTAAACTACTTGAGGATTTCGGCTTTACTTCATGATATAGGTAAGTTATTTAACCCAACTAACCACGTGAGTGAATCTATTAAGATTTTGGATGAGGTTATTGAGGGATCGGAATGTCTAAAGACCAATTTGAGTAGGGTGAAGAGTTTAGTTGAACAGCATCACGCTCCTTTGGAGACTATTTTGAACGATGCCGATAGATTGGCTGCATCTACTGATAGGTTTAGTGAGATAGTGAAAGGTGCTTTAAATAACACGAAGATAGGTGAGTGTTATAGTTTGTGTTATGGTAGGGATGTGAGAACAAAGGAGTGTATGGAGTGTTTAGAGGAATACGGCGAAGAGACGTATAGTGAGGAGAGCAAGAGGTTGTATGATGTAATAAGTAATTCTGTTGTTAGTCAGAAGGTTGAGGGTAATGCGATAGGTTATTTGGTTTACATTGATTTTCCTGGAATACAGAGATTCATAACGAGTTTTCCAAAGTTAAGAGAGATGAGTTTCGCTAGTTTTCTAGTGGACTTTGTAACTTCAATTTACTCATTTATAGTCTTGGATCAAGCCTATTACGAGAGAACTGGTAAAAAGTCAAGAATCCCCGCAGAGGCTTTGTTAAGTGGTTATGGTGGACATTCATATATTATAGTTAGGAGTGATTTCGGTTCTAAGGATGAGGTTAAGGCGTGGTTGGAAAGCGTTTCTTCTTCAGCTCTTAGTAAGTTAGGTATTAGATTAGACGTTAAGGTCGCTAACTTTGCCTATGAGAACTACGTTAGGAATTATAAGGAGGTCTATGAGGATATGATGTCTAAGAGTTATGAGAGATATTTAATTCGTGATGAGGGGAAGGTTTACTCTTATGGTTTGCATAGAGTTTGTGATAATTGCGGTATAAGGCCTGCTGTTAATAGAAGTGATGATGGGGAGTATTTATGTGAGACTTGTAATTTAGTTAGGGATCTATCTAAGAATAGAGGTTTTATTGCTAAGTATAAGTCAAAATACACTCTATATGAGGAACAACGTATTGAGATTTCACCTAAGGAGGATATAAAGTTTAAGCTTGATAAGAATCAAGACCCTACCAGCTACGCCATGGAGATTATTGCGGGTTATCGTACTACTTCTGACAGTAGGTATATTGCCTTGATTAAGGCTGATGGAAATAACGCTGGAAAGATCTTTGGAAATACCGTTACGTTTTCGGAGTATGTAGATAAAAGTTTTAGGCTAGATTTCGGAGTGAAGAAGATGTTCTACGATACGTTACTGGACATTATGAGGGCTTCTAGTGATGAGTCAATTAAGAAGGACTTAGTCTCAAGGATCTTACTTGGTGTGCTTTATTTGGGTGGAGATGATATAATGTTATTGTCGCCCTCAGCAATTGCAGTGCCATTTGCTGTTAAAATGTTTAAGAGGAGTTTAGAGTATACGGGGTTTACGTTTAAGGTGGGTATTATATCAGTTAAGCCAGATCACCCAGTGCAGTTCGCTTATGGGGCTGTAAATGCGCTTATGGAAGAGAGTAAGATTCATACGGGTGAGAAGTCTTCAATAGGCGTTTTGGTGTTTTCTTCAACTTTAGCCAGTGAGGGTGTTGTTAAGAGCGATTTGAAAAATTATAGGAAAGAGAAGGAGAGTTTTTTGGTAGTTTCCAATGACGTTGATGATGTAGAGAGGCTTTTGAATCTGATGGAGTTGGATGACTTTGGAAAGCTTATGGAATTATATTGGAATCCTGAGGAGGGAAGAAAGGTGATTAGAGATAAGATAAGGTCTTTAGAACGTTTCGTAAATTATGCTGACACTCACGACTTTTACAATACTTTGGCTTACTTAATAAGGTCTAAGGCTAAGAGCGAGGAGAATAGTTTGATTAAGAGGATTATTGATTTGACTATAAAGGGTAGGGACGATTTCGTGTTTCCGCTTTACGATTACTACTTTATTTTAAAGTCAATTAGGGTGGGAATATGA
- a CDS encoding RAMP superfamily CRISPR-associated protein, with protein MIPIKVSMRNLSSLTIAGGSTISSIDIPLNPLGVPPSTIKGTMRTAVHNLLPNGYTSCGEVEPESIREAHKNGVCDVCKLFGYPDSLTGCFTIEVSKTDYRTSYITRVSIDDKTQRAKEGSLFTQQIILPNSDISFTVYYNCNDERLFKLLLYSILDLRYWRLGRNTMIDVKVNNVEEICKSVKCDEEINGILNQLSRYLWEAENK; from the coding sequence ATGATACCGATTAAGGTGAGTATGAGGAATTTGAGTTCACTTACAATAGCTGGAGGTAGTACTATAAGCTCTATCGATATTCCTCTTAACCCACTTGGAGTTCCGCCATCAACGATAAAGGGTACAATGAGGACGGCAGTGCATAATTTACTACCTAATGGGTATACGTCATGTGGGGAAGTAGAGCCTGAAAGTATTAGGGAAGCTCATAAAAATGGAGTTTGTGACGTTTGTAAATTATTCGGTTATCCAGATTCCCTTACGGGGTGTTTTACTATAGAGGTTTCCAAAACTGATTATCGTACATCTTATATAACTAGGGTTTCAATTGACGATAAAACGCAAAGGGCCAAAGAGGGTTCCCTCTTTACCCAACAAATCATATTGCCAAATAGCGATATTTCCTTTACTGTTTATTACAATTGTAATGATGAGAGATTGTTTAAACTTCTACTTTACTCTATCCTGGATTTAAGGTATTGGAGGTTGGGAAGAAATACTATGATTGACGTAAAGGTTAATAATGTTGAGGAGATTTGTAAGAGCGTTAAGTGTGATGAGGAAATTAATGGAATATTAAACCAACTTTCCAGATATTTGTGGGAGGCTGAGAATAAATGA
- a CDS encoding RAMP superfamily CRISPR-associated protein: MILIKLKVKGYITTQMRRIRNYYFSITNYIPSTTLRGAILAEYYNQTGKIDENFYVSPAYPIKTAPAHYFSPAKERKGDEFIEVKRILEKKEKEFEANKPIEEIMKLEIDGKHPKPKIGSLITYEGETDKENKYREFSSKSIIQMHVAIDKTSISSYKGMLFAYEYKEFDEMWAIASDSEVIDTVKRIKIGRGKNRGNKVVDVEKVREVSLDQSKGLLYCLSPCIGSLFGKTFFKAKYIIGDKSIYSGWFTVDSFSGQKPVFETLREGSLVYVESFSNEKSLMPAGLNFMLRISDLSSILNKVS; this comes from the coding sequence ATGATCTTAATAAAGTTAAAGGTTAAAGGCTACATAACTACTCAAATGAGGAGAATTAGGAATTACTACTTCTCAATAACAAATTACATTCCTTCAACAACTCTTAGAGGAGCCATACTAGCTGAGTACTATAATCAAACTGGGAAAATTGATGAAAACTTTTACGTATCTCCAGCCTATCCAATTAAGACTGCCCCAGCCCATTACTTCAGCCCAGCTAAGGAGAGGAAGGGTGATGAGTTCATTGAGGTTAAAAGGATACTTGAGAAGAAGGAAAAGGAGTTTGAAGCCAATAAGCCAATTGAAGAGATAATGAAATTGGAGATTGATGGTAAACATCCCAAGCCTAAAATAGGATCTTTAATAACTTATGAGGGGGAGACTGATAAGGAGAATAAATATAGGGAATTCTCGAGTAAATCAATTATTCAAATGCACGTAGCTATTGATAAGACGTCAATATCCTCATATAAGGGAATGCTGTTCGCCTATGAATACAAGGAATTCGATGAAATGTGGGCTATTGCCTCAGACTCTGAAGTTATTGACACTGTTAAGAGAATAAAGATTGGTAGGGGGAAGAATAGGGGCAATAAGGTTGTTGATGTTGAAAAGGTTAGGGAAGTATCATTGGATCAGTCCAAAGGGTTATTATATTGTCTATCTCCTTGTATAGGATCACTATTTGGTAAAACGTTCTTTAAGGCGAAATATATCATAGGGGATAAGTCAATTTACTCTGGTTGGTTTACGGTAGATAGTTTCAGTGGTCAAAAGCCAGTCTTTGAGACGTTAAGAGAGGGTTCCCTAGTTTACGTTGAGAGTTTTAGTAACGAGAAAAGTTTAATGCCCGCAGGGCTTAATTTCATGCTAAGAATATCAGACTTAAGCTCAATACTTAATAAGGTGAGTTAA
- a CDS encoding DUF973 family protein, whose product MSNTNNELQGIRKLRLGLMILMVAGILNLAVTIPRFITPAPSIPSNITANNLNNTNIQQVFTQIASMEIGYFEESIILTSIVGVINIIGLIILRSGFNILSKTVSNEIGIGNIGIIVYIVSYPLIVIGLLLNLFGFLSVNFVEILASLPALFIAIILLIVGSILVGVGIYRVGREYSTNIVKVGGILIAIVIPAFIGSILSYIGLRNVKPITERAREVQIYSIGGGVIKGDGSAQILIYSSVSGSILSVKIEGMNIFTFKVNPATLQPGNNQINIQFDNVSNLVKGSTYIITLLVDVNGNAIEVKTYALYQP is encoded by the coding sequence ATGTCGAATACGAACAACGAACTTCAAGGCATTAGAAAATTAAGGTTAGGATTAATGATATTAATGGTAGCTGGCATATTGAACCTAGCAGTTACAATTCCCAGATTTATAACTCCCGCTCCTTCAATACCCTCAAATATAACTGCTAATAACCTAAACAACACGAATATACAGCAAGTATTTACGCAAATAGCCTCAATGGAGATTGGATATTTTGAGGAGAGTATAATATTAACGTCAATAGTGGGAGTGATAAACATAATAGGATTAATTATATTGAGAAGCGGTTTCAATATTCTAAGTAAAACGGTGTCAAACGAAATCGGTATAGGGAATATTGGTATTATAGTATACATTGTGAGTTACCCTCTCATTGTCATTGGCTTACTACTTAACCTCTTCGGCTTTCTATCAGTTAATTTTGTAGAAATTCTTGCAAGTTTACCGGCGTTATTTATAGCCATTATTCTATTGATTGTAGGCTCAATACTTGTGGGAGTTGGAATATATAGAGTTGGCAGAGAATATAGCACTAATATAGTCAAAGTAGGTGGGATATTAATAGCCATAGTCATACCAGCGTTTATTGGGAGTATTCTATCTTATATTGGGTTGAGAAATGTTAAGCCAATAACAGAAAGAGCAAGAGAAGTACAAATATATTCGATAGGTGGAGGAGTGATAAAGGGAGATGGTAGTGCACAAATATTAATCTACTCATCTGTAAGTGGTTCAATATTATCAGTTAAAATTGAGGGAATGAATATATTCACTTTCAAGGTAAACCCCGCAACGTTACAGCCTGGAAATAATCAAATTAATATACAGTTCGATAACGTTTCCAATCTTGTAAAAGGCTCCACATACATTATAACTTTGTTAGTAGACGTGAATGGGAACGCAATCGAAGTAAAGACTTATGCTTTATATCAACCTTAA